The Rhododendron vialii isolate Sample 1 chromosome 3a, ASM3025357v1 nucleotide sequence TATAATGAACcaacctttttttcttctgtttttagGTATTCTTGCTTCCACTAGCAACCAATGCTCAATGGCAGATAGTAGCATGGGTATAGAAATGGTGGGAAATGAGATTCCAGCTTTAAAAGAAGCACTTTTTGCTCAACAACAGCTTCTGCAAAAGCTTTACaatgagttggatgtggaaaGAGAAGCCTCCGCTTCTGCAGCCAGTGAAGCTCTATCTATGATTTTACGGCTGCAAGGAGAAAAGGCTGCTGTGAAAATGGAAGCTAACCAATACAAGAGATTGGCAGAAGAAAAGATGTGTCACGCAGAAGAAGCTCTAGCGATTTTCGAAGATCTTATCTATCagaaagaaatggaaattgCTTCTTTGGAATATCAGGTACAGGCTTATAGGTACAAACTATTAAGCTTGGGATGCAATGATATCGGTGTTTGTGAAACAATATTTCCGGAAAATCTACTGCAAAGAAACGAAAACTTAATTGGAGACGTGGGTTGTCAAACGAATTTGAGAAGGAATTCTATGCCACTGATGCCTCTAAAATTCTCATATCAAAGGAAGGGtagttttgaaaaggaaagatGTGTTAGTCCGGAATTGAGTTCCAAGATAGAGGAGGAAAACATAAACAGTGAACCTAATTCAAAGATCTCAGATATGGAGAAGAAGTTGGAGAACTATGCGATTGGGGATATTACTTCATACTGGGAACAAATCAGGAAGTTAGATGAACGGGTGAGGGAGATAGCAGATGGCAATGGAGTTAAGTCTACGAACTTGAGGAGCCGATCAAGGTcttcttcattagtttttgaTTCAACAAAAGGACCCATCACTAATGAATCCGGCCACTGTCAATCCTTACTTGACAACGAGGCAACTGTCAGTCCTTCTGGTTACTCATGTGTTCATGATGTATTTGAAGTTCCACAAACTCGTGAGAGTGAGGAAGGTTGCAGAGGAGATAGAGAACCAGAGAGACAGTTGGTATTGGAGGGTGATAATAGGGATGGAAAGCCAGATTCTGTTCCACCAGAGGCTTTCAAACCACACGTGAAGAAGGAAACCGATTGGGTAAGGAAAATGTTTCCATCCAAACACCAGAAAAACAATTTGCCTGGACCAAGTGAGAGGGTAGCTCTTGACTGCCATTTGGCTCTTGTTCACTCCACAACCGAGGTTGCTGAATCTCATTCCAAGTTCCAACAGCTTAACATTAGTAGGATATCAGAGATAGTTGAGGTTGAGAGAAATGGTGAAGGATTGGAAACTGCtaacagagaagaagaagaattgaagTTGTTGAAGGAGATTCAGGAGCAACTCAATTCAATTCAGTCTGAGATAAAAAGTCTGAAAACTATTAAGTCCTCTCCTTCCTACGAGTTACCCCTCCTTTCCCTAACTGAGGTATACTTTTTTTGCTAGCTTCTTTCTCTTGCATCCCGCCAGAGAAATCTCCATTACTAGAGAATAAGAACTGTGGTAACTTATAGCTGTGTGGTTTTGTGAAATAGGAGTATGATTTAGGTGCAAGAAGATAGAATTAGAATAACTTTAATTTTCTGCGGTAAGGGTCTTCCTATAGTGAAAGGATAATGGTATATTACTTATTGTGGACAGGCAATGTTACACTTTTGGCTCTGATCCAACAATAACACTACCAGCTCCAGTAACCATCAGTATTGACTCACCACATCATTCACCTCCATTTGCACTTTGTCAAAGGTACTGATAAAGGGGATACTATTGCATAGATGATTGTGAAGTGTATTCTTGGGTTCTGCTTGGATTGACATGAAGATGGGATTGATTCTGACTTGATTTgaattcattttcttaacaAGATGTATACCGGCttgtctttttttccttctttcataAGGTGTATACAATGTATAGGTTTGATACGTGTACATAAAAAGATTGGATTGTAGGAGAGATGAGTGCCTGTCTTCACAGGATTGAGCAATGCATGCTTCCATTCCTTGTACTTTATCGTTTCCTCGTGGATATTAATGGATTTAGTGGCAGAAGTGTCTCTTTTTCATGATATTGTTATTTTGTCATCTGCAATCATGTTTGGTCCATCCATTTTTTGTCTGCTTACATACCTACATAAAGTTCCATTGGCATAAACAATGTTCAGTTCCAAAGAAATATGTACAGTGTCTGGAAATTCTTATTCATGAAGAGACCAAATCCTTTGTACTTAGAATCACCTCTGTATAAACATGCAAGTCAACATATGAGACTTCTTTGCAGGTTAGGCTGGAGTAGTTATCATCAGGAGTTGTTTAGCTCATGATGGCATCTTCTGATCTTCCATAGTGAAGGATGTAGGGTTTCAAATCACACAAGGCCAATGAGTCGTGGTTTCGTACGGATTGGTGGAGGCCTCTCCCCCTTGTGCTGTTGGCTTCAATGCCTGTTCGCACATCCTGTGCATAAATGGCCGAAAAAATAACCGAAGTAGCTTGACGCTCATGTAACCTAACGAAATGCTTGTCGAAGACTAGCAGTTGCATTGTGCCCCAGTCGGGCAATAAATTCCGTCCAAGACTAAATATTGGCtgatagcaaacaagtaccgcAAGGGAAAGAtaaaaaggactttgaaaatagAGTCAAAGAGTTTTGAGTCAGGACCTTTTGGTGCTAGAAGATTAAGCAGTCTCAGTTGCCTCATTCCTTCAAAGCAGAAGTTCATTTCTTCAAGACCACTAGTCGATAATCTTGATTTCTTTTGTGATATATTCATCAATTGGTTTcattgctttcttcttctttgtttcaGTGGGATGGTAGGTTTAAGGAGAGAAGGCAAAAGGGTGAAAGGGGATATTTCGGCAAACTATGAAGTGAACTATGATTTGCCAGGGGGCCTTTTCAATTTACGtattcttttaaaattcttcTTGTGGTTGCTAAATTAGTAAATTATTGTGACTAGATGTCAACTACAAAAGTTACACAGTACAGCCTAACAATGAAGCAGAACTAGTTTTGAAAATCATCAGTTTATGGAGTTCGTGTTCGTGCATCTTAACCAATACAAGAGAGCATGCCATTCAATAAGGATTCAACTAGTAACCTTCTTTCTCTTGGATTTTCTCACAAAGGGAGCAACTTCTACCATGCCATGTCCAACCCTTCGGGCCACTGAAGGTTTGCCCGACTGTTAACTTCAGGGCTCCGGAATCAGTGGAAGAGTGCGTAAGTTGGCATGaacatccggttatcaaaaaagGTAACCATGGCAGGTGAAGGATTTTAGTGCATTTTATAATTCATTTTGGGCAGGCTACTAAGTTGGGTCATTTTTCTTGACCTTCCACTAGCTACCTATATAATGGCTAATTAAATATAGAAGGGTAGGCCAAAAGAAGCACCAGTGGAATTTGATTAAGCAAAGCACCATTGCCACCATAGGCTAATTACCACAAATAACTATGCTAATGTGTCCAGATAATGGTAAAATATTGTCACAGAAAGGTGCTTTGTTAAGCTTAATTATGATCTGTAATAGCAACTAGTAATGATATTTTGATAACTCAGACGTCTGGGTTAGCTTACACGCATCTCAATTAGAGACAAATCCCACCGCGTACTTACAGAGCGGCATTCGTAAAGTCAGATCCAAAGAGTTATGGCTTGCTCCTTAGTGCTTAAAGTACATAAGCGGGCCAACGGACGGCAATGAATAGTCAGACTAGCCAACCGGGACTCCCTTCCCAGGCCAACAAGACAGGCCAAAGAGTGATCTTTGAACGCTACTATGCATCCTTACTCATAGTAGAGTGGAAGGTAGGTTTGGGTATAGCAGGACTTGAACCTGCGATCATTAGGTTAGAAGCCCAATGCTCTACCAGGTCAATTAAAGTCGGAAAAAAACTTTGTATGTATGAACTGGTCTCAAATGAGTCGATAGCATCGAGAGATTTTGAACCCGAGACTTCAGGAGAGAATCAACTCCTAAGTTTCAAGCCTCGACTACCAAGCCAACCCCACATATTCATTGAAAATGATATTGATAGCCCAGGGTTGAGTTTGTTTGGATGCTTTCATTGATTTGTGGGACCAAGAAATGTCTCAAGTGTGAAAAGTCTTCTTGAATGAACGAAAGAATGCCAATACAATTTGCttctttctgtattttttttttttttttgacctatCAGAAAAGGCTCAAGTGCTTTGACACAAACTATACAAAATACAGCACAGAGAAGTTATAGAACAAGAACAATGATGAAACAAATAACTGATAAAATTACTCCAATGAATTGAAATGGATTCCAGCAGACTCTTTTGGATAAAATATTCTttgacaaagaaaagaaaaaaagaattgaaatggACTCTCTCGAACCCTAAAGCCTTGGCTTTTCGGGTACTTTTCTCTTCGCACGACTTCTTAGTTAAATTTTTACTAAAACAATATTTATGTGTAGAAAGActagagaaattaaaaaggattaaattggggaaaaaaaaaaaaaggaatgtgaCACTGCATTCTGAACACATCTCTATGAGATTTTTAAGCGTGCCCGATGGTTCACCTAGTTAGTGAACCCTGACTTTTGTCACAAGCTTCTTCAATGAGCAATGTGGAAGAAGGGCTACAAAGATATTGCTTCAACCGTGACATCTCATGGGCAACATCTGACATAGTTGGCCTTGTTGAATGGTTGTACTGTGTGCATATTAGCCCTAGCTCAATCAactccaaaacgacgtcgcaCCACATCTTCTTGTCATAGACTTGGGTGCCATTGGGCGCACGCCTCTCCAAAGCTTCTTCGACTAGTGGCTCGAGCTTGTGCGGGTACTGCCTCTTCACCCACTCGTGAAGGCTCGAACCCTCGTGGACAAGCACGTCCGTGGGGCGTTTTCCTGTCACTATTTCTAGCAATAGGACTCCATAACTGTAGACATCTCCTTGCGTTGAGGCCCGCTTTCCTAGTCCGTATTCTGCATTTATCACGCAAGGCTATTGTTCAGTTATCAAGAAAGGAAAGAGTAGAAAGTCAGAGTAACTTTAGTAAACTCAAACAGTTGGAGAAAAAACTACCAAGGGAGAGTAAGTTTCAATCACTACTAGTAAAATAGTGCAAGAAATTAAGTACCTGGAGCAATGTAACCAACTGATCCACAAAGCAACCCATGTGTAGAACAGAAGGAAACCGAATCATTCGCTGATTCACTCTCATCGTCGCCACCTTTCACCAATCGTGCAATGCCAAAATCGGTTACCAAAGCAGTCATGTCCTCATCAAGGAGAATATTGCTCGGTTTCAGATCGCAGTGCACGACTTTAACAGGAGAGTGATGGTGCAAATATGCCATCCCTTCCGCGACATCGCTGCAAATGCTCACTAGCTGAGGCAAATCTAGCCCGTGGCTCAACCCGTGCCTCGGGTACAGATGGTTTTCCAGGCTCCCATTAGGCATTAGTGGCAAAACAAGTGCCTTGAAATCTGGATTGCTACAGATTGTTATGATCCTGATCAAGTTTCTGTGCCTGGTTCTTTTTAGTACCTGCAGTGGCAGTTTCAGAAATTTTAGTCCATCATGAACGATGTTTATCATCTACTTCTACTGAATTAATACGTAAacaattttgtttaaatttttaggAGTGAAGCTGTCTTTGAGTACCTGACATTCTCTCTTGAAACTGCCTGAAATCTCTTCTTTTGTCCTCGAATCCAATACTTTCACGGCAATTCTTGTGTTGTCTTGGAGTAACCCCTTGTAGACATGACCGAATTGCCCTGATCCAATTAGGCTTGAGCTGCTGAATCCACCGGTGGCTTCGAAGAGTTCCCGGTGAGTGATTCTCGGGTACTTTATCTCTTtacttcctttttcttctcccttCTCCATTTCCCCGCCACTAAATCCAGTGCATTGTCTTTTGAACCTTGCCTCGAGCGATAGAGGGACTCGAAACGTGCAAAACATGAGAGCTGCAAATGAAAATCCTGAGAGGATAACTGCCAGGATCATTAGATGTTTAATCCTTTTCTTGGGGCAGCTTTTCATGCCTTTGATTGAGCCACAGAGCCCCCGGTTACCCACGAAAGAATCGATGCTCAAAGACAAAAAAGCCCCCTCGTTTGATACATTCCCATGGAAGTTGTTGAAAGACAAGTTGAGATGTTCTAGAGCTGAAGACCTCTGCAGAGATTGTGGTATTTCACCGGTTAAACGGTTGAATGAAACATCAAGGTCTTTAAGGTAAGTCAAATGTCCAATTGCGACAGGGAGAGAGCCTTGAAGTAAATTATGGGAAAGATTGAGATGTTCTAAGGCAATGCAACTCCCAAGCTGTGATGGAATTGTTCCAGAAAGATTGTTTGAGGACAAATCAATTGCTAAAACCATGTCCATTTTGCTCAGCTCTAGTGGAATAGGCCCTTGTAAAAAATTGCTAGACAAATTCAAGTACAACTTCAAGCTGCTTAGCCCTGCAACTTCACTGGGAATTCCCCCAGAAATTCTGTTTTGGGAAAGGTCCAGTATTTCCAAATTTATGCATTTCCCTAAACTTGGTGGGATTGTTCCAGAAAGCTGGTTTCCATAGAGGAAGAGCCTTCTCAATTGAGAAAGATTAGCAAAACTATCTGGGATCGATCCGGATAGCTTGTTGTTCGACAAGTCTAAAAGACCCAAATGGGGAACATTGCCAAAAGCCGATGGGATCTCACCGGATAGCGAATTGTTCGACAAATAGAGCCTCTCTAGTCTTTCCAATTGGCATATTTCGTATGGGATGGATCCATTCAAAAGGTTATGAGACAAGTTCAAGAGGGTGAGATTGAATAGGTTTGAAATCTGTGGAGGTATAGAGCCATAGATGAGATTATCATCTAACTGAATCTGTACAAGATTACTGGAGAGATCACCAATAATAGAAGGTAGTTTCCCACCAATGTTATTTCCAGCCAATTCAAGTTCTTGCAAATTAGAGGAATTAGctaaagaagagaaaaagggaTCAAGGTTTGTGTTACCATGGTGGCTTATGAAGTTGTTGTAGGAGAGGTAAACATATTGCAGCAGCGGCATTTGAGCCAGTCTCTCACTTGGTAATTCCCCGGATAGGGAATTTGATTCCAAATCAATCCATTCTAGTATTGTGGAATTGGAAAGGGATTTAGGAATTTGACCCACCAATTCATTAGACCAAAGCAGAAGAAACCTCAACTTCCTAAGCTCACATTGATCATTCAGAGGTATGAAACCACTGAGAGAATTGTTGGAAAGGTCCAAATATTCCAGAGAAGAAGAGCCATTGCACAAAAGTGGCATCGGGATTTCACCAGAGAGTCGGTTACTTCCAAGATTAAGGTACTCCAAATCGCGAAGTAATCCCAACTCTTTAGGAATTTTCCCTTCGAGAAAATTAAACGATAAACTGAGTTGTTGGAGGCCGGAAAGTCTCCCTAACTCAGCCGGAATTTGGCCTTCGAAGAAGTTACCGGTTAAATCAAGAATTGTCAAGAAAGAAAGATTTGAAATGGAGGGTGAAATTTTCCCCCTCAAGGATCTTCCTCTGAGATCAAGCTTTATTACTCGGTCTCTATCGTTATTGCACTGAATTCCCAACCAGTTGCATACGTGAGTACCTGAAGAATTCCAGTTCTTCAGAGCATGTCCGGGGTCAGCAATGATCCTGGACATGAATGAGAGGAGAGAAGTGCGGTCACTCAAAATCTGAACATTTTCTTGACACGATACCTCAAAGAAAGCTATAAACAAGAAGAGAAAACTAAACTTGAAAATATTGCGAAAACCCATTTTGGTGGGGGGATCGAACTTCTTCGAAGAGCCGAAAAATCGAAGAAAGAGAGGGAAGTGAATAGgtagaaaagagaaagagagggaagtGGATGATACAGGAGaaatattgcaccattttataTGGTTACAAGATGATGGAAGCTGGAGATGTCCAGTACAAAGAAGTAACGCAGAAAATTTGCAACTTTCTGCCTAACTGCCGTCGAGGGAAACTCAACGTTACGTTTGGCGCCTTAGATATTTGACTATGAAAGTATGAAATATGAATTAAACAAATTGGTTTCGACATGTGTAAACATGCAACAGTGGCCTGGCTCATGAGGCTGGGGACATACCGTGTTTTTTGCACTCACAGCCCACAGGATCATATTTAAGGATTTAATATGCAAGTAATATAAGAGTTGTCGGACCGAATTTTCGCCATATGCCCTAAAATCAATAGGGGTTAGGAAGAGCTTCACTAGAGTTGTTTATGGCCTTGAACTTCGTACTCGCAGGTCTGTTTTCAGAGCTGTCGAGGGGAGCGGTGCGGCATTGTTTTCCCAACAATTAATTCATCTCTCGCGATGATGCTCCCGTAATTTGTACGCCCATGA carries:
- the LOC131320356 gene encoding putative leucine-rich repeat receptor-like serine/threonine-protein kinase At2g24130, which codes for MGFRNIFKFSFLFLFIAFFEVSCQENVQILSDRTSLLSFMSRIIADPGHALKNWNSSGTHVCNWLGIQCNNDRDRVIKLDLRGRSLRGKISPSISNLSFLTILDLTGNFFEGQIPAELGRLSGLQQLSLSFNFLEGKIPKELGLLRDLEYLNLGSNRLSGEIPMPLLCNGSSSLEYLDLSNNSLSGFIPLNDQCELRKLRFLLLWSNELVGQIPKSLSNSTILEWIDLESNSLSGELPSERLAQMPLLQYVYLSYNNFISHHGNTNLDPFFSSLANSSNLQELELAGNNIGGKLPSIIGDLSSNLISNLFNLTLLNLSHNLLNGSIPYEICQLERLERLYLSNNSLSGEIPSAFGNVPHLGLLDLSNNKLSGSIPDSFANLSQLRRLFLYGNQLSGTIPPSLGKCINLEILDLSQNRISGGIPSEVAGLSSLKLYLNLSSNFLQGPIPLELSKMDMVLAIDLSSNNLSGTIPSQLGSCIALEHLNLSHNLLQGSLPVAIGHLTYLKDLDVSFNRLTGEIPQSLQRSSALEHLNLSFNNFHGNVSNEGAFLSLSIDSFVGNRGLCGSIKGMKSCPKKRIKHLMILAVILSGFSFAALMFCTFRVPLSLEARFKRQCTGFSGGEMEKGEEKGSKEIKYPRITHRELFEATGGFSSSSLIGSGQFGHVYKGLLQDNTRIAVKVLDSRTKEEISGSFKRECQVLKRTRHRNLIRIITICSNPDFKALVLPLMPNGSLENHLYPRHGLSHGLDLPQLVSICSDVAEGMAYLHHHSPVKVVHCDLKPSNILLDEDMTALVTDFGIARLVKGGDDESESANDSVSFCSTHGLLCGSVGYIAPEYGLGKRASTQGDVYSYGVLLLEIVTGKRPTDVLVHEGSSLHEWVKRQYPHKLEPLVEEALERRAPNGTQVYDKKMWCDVVLELIELGLICTQYNHSTRPTMSDVAHEMSRLKQYLCSPSSTLLIEEACDKSQGSLTR
- the LOC131320346 gene encoding uncharacterized protein LOC131320346 — protein: MADSSMGIEMVGNEIPALKEALFAQQQLLQKLYNELDVEREASASAASEALSMILRLQGEKAAVKMEANQYKRLAEEKMCHAEEALAIFEDLIYQKEMEIASLEYQVQAYRYKLLSLGCNDIGVCETIFPENLLQRNENLIGDVGCQTNLRRNSMPLMPLKFSYQRKGSFEKERCVSPELSSKIEEENINSEPNSKISDMEKKLENYAIGDITSYWEQIRKLDERVREIADGNGVKSTNLRSRSRSSSLVFDSTKGPITNESGHCQSLLDNEATVSPSGYSCVHDVFEVPQTRESEEGCRGDREPERQLVLEGDNRDGKPDSVPPEAFKPHVKKETDWVRKMFPSKHQKNNLPGPSERVALDCHLALVHSTTEVAESHSKFQQLNISRISEIVEVERNGEGLETANREEEELKLLKEIQEQLNSIQSEIKSLKTIKSSPSYELPLLSLTEAMLHFWL